In one Triplophysa dalaica isolate WHDGS20190420 chromosome 9, ASM1584641v1, whole genome shotgun sequence genomic region, the following are encoded:
- the bud23 gene encoding probable 18S rRNA (guanine-N(7))-methyltransferase isoform X2, which yields MSSSCRRPEHTGPPEVFYNEEEAKKYSQNSRMIEIQTQMSERAVELLCLPEDQPCYLLDVGCGSGLSGDYLTEVGHYWVGVDISTAMLDVALDRDVEGDLVLGDMGEGMPFRAGTFDGCVSISALQWLCNADKKTHSPPKRLYRFFSTLYSSLARGARAVFQIYPENSEQLELITAQAMKAGFTGGMVVDYPNSSKAKKFFLCLFAGVSGVLPKGLDSESTDRCLSSQAQFTAQRSRFKNLKGKSVKKSKDWVLEKKQRRRRQGKEVRGDTKYTGRQRRPRF from the exons ATGTCTTCAAGTTGTCGTAGACCTGAACACACGGGTCCACCTGAGGTG ttctACAACGAGGAGGAGGCCAAAAAGTACTCGCAGAA CTCTCGTATGATCGAGATCCAGACGCAGATGTCAGAACGTGCCGTTGAGCTCCTGTGTCTTCCAGAAGACCAGCCGTGTTATCTGCTGGATGTTgg CTGTGGCTCTGGACTCAGTGGAGATTATTTAACTGAAGTGGGTCACTACTGGGTTGGTGTGGACATCAGTACAGCCATGCTGG ATGTGGCTTTAGATCGAGATGTGGAAGGAGATCTGGTGCTGGGAGACATGGGTGAAGGAATGCCCTTCCGCGCGGGAACATTTGACGGCTGTGTAAG TATTTCAGCTCTGCAGTGGTTGTGTAATGCAGACAAGAAAACGCACAGTCCTCCGAAGAGACTCTACCGTTTCTTCAGCACGCTCTACTCTTCGCTG GCAAGAGGTGCTCGTGCTGTCTTCCAGATTTATCCTGAAAACTCGGAACAG TTGGAGCTGATCACAGCTCAGGCCATGAAGGCAGGATTCACCGGTGGGATGGTGGTGGATTATCCCAACAGCAGCAAAGCCAAAAA GTTTTTCCTGTGTTTATTTGCTGGAGTATCAGGTGTTTTACCCAAG GGTTTGGATTCAGAGTCCACTGACAGATGTTTATCATCTCAAGCTCAGTTTACAGCACAGAG GTCACGTTTTAAGAATTTGAAGGGGAAATCAGTGAAGAAGAGTAAAGACTGGGTCTTAGAAAAGAAGCAACGGCGACGCCGACAGGGAAA GGAAGTGAGAGGTGACACAAAGTACACGGGCCGTCAGAGAAGACCTCGATTCTGA
- the dnajc30b gene encoding dnaJ (Hsp40) homolog, subfamily C, member 30b produces the protein MSYVRSKVSAFKTLRTGAWSPGILFCDQCVMRNTDMRLHLRSYCVFLTGTRAYSRGRDSDPSASPHSNRTAYYDILNISPNATQAQIKTAYYKQSFIYHPDRNRGDDAARRFALIAEAYSVLGSVALRRRYDRGVLTHTDAQAAGRPSSSPRHQVSRRAPDAFVNAPFDFDAFYQAHYGEQLQREKQMRHKREEFQRQQREEFTRWKVRKLTEMTVGFLLLSGGVLFINLRST, from the coding sequence ATGAGCTATGTAAGAAGCAAAGTCTCCGCCTTTAAAACGCTGCGCACGGGCGCGTGGTCTCCAGGAATATTGTTCTGCGATCAGTGTGTCATGAGGAACACAGACATGCGCCTTCACCTCAGAAGTTACTGCGTGTTTCTGACAGGAACACGCGCTTACAGTCGCGGGAGAGACTCTGACCCGTCAGCTTCACCCCACAGTAACCGAACCGCGTATTACGACATCCTGAACATTTCCCCGAACGCGACGCAGGCGCAGATCAAGACAGCCTATTATAAACAATCCTTCATCTATCATCCGGACCGAAACCGCGGCGACGATGCCGCGCGACGCTTCGCTCTCATCGCGGAAGCGTACAGTGTGCTCGGTAGCGTCGCCCTCAGGAGGAGATACGACCGTGGAGTACTGACGCACACTGACGCGCAGGCCGCCGGGCGACCATCATCATCACCCCGGCACCAGGTGTCTCGACGCGCGCCGGACGCTTTCGTGAACGCTCCCTTCGACTTCGACGCGTTCTACCAAGCTCACTATGGCGAGCAGctgcagagagagaaacagatgagACACAAACGAGAAGAATTTCAGCGTCAGCAGCGGGAAGAGTTCACGAGATGGAAAGTGAGAAAATTGACTGAGATGACAGTGGGATTTCTGCTGCTGTCCGGAGGAGTTCTCTTCATCAACTTAAGATCAACTTAA
- the bud23 gene encoding probable 18S rRNA (guanine-N(7))-methyltransferase isoform X1: MRCKIFCWVNINMSSSCRRPEHTGPPEVFYNEEEAKKYSQNSRMIEIQTQMSERAVELLCLPEDQPCYLLDVGCGSGLSGDYLTEVGHYWVGVDISTAMLDVALDRDVEGDLVLGDMGEGMPFRAGTFDGCVSISALQWLCNADKKTHSPPKRLYRFFSTLYSSLARGARAVFQIYPENSEQLELITAQAMKAGFTGGMVVDYPNSSKAKKFFLCLFAGVSGVLPKGLDSESTDRCLSSQAQFTAQRSRFKNLKGKSVKKSKDWVLEKKQRRRRQGKEVRGDTKYTGRQRRPRF, encoded by the exons ATGAGATGTAAG attttttgcTGGGTAAATATCAACATGTCTTCAAGTTGTCGTAGACCTGAACACACGGGTCCACCTGAGGTG ttctACAACGAGGAGGAGGCCAAAAAGTACTCGCAGAA CTCTCGTATGATCGAGATCCAGACGCAGATGTCAGAACGTGCCGTTGAGCTCCTGTGTCTTCCAGAAGACCAGCCGTGTTATCTGCTGGATGTTgg CTGTGGCTCTGGACTCAGTGGAGATTATTTAACTGAAGTGGGTCACTACTGGGTTGGTGTGGACATCAGTACAGCCATGCTGG ATGTGGCTTTAGATCGAGATGTGGAAGGAGATCTGGTGCTGGGAGACATGGGTGAAGGAATGCCCTTCCGCGCGGGAACATTTGACGGCTGTGTAAG TATTTCAGCTCTGCAGTGGTTGTGTAATGCAGACAAGAAAACGCACAGTCCTCCGAAGAGACTCTACCGTTTCTTCAGCACGCTCTACTCTTCGCTG GCAAGAGGTGCTCGTGCTGTCTTCCAGATTTATCCTGAAAACTCGGAACAG TTGGAGCTGATCACAGCTCAGGCCATGAAGGCAGGATTCACCGGTGGGATGGTGGTGGATTATCCCAACAGCAGCAAAGCCAAAAA GTTTTTCCTGTGTTTATTTGCTGGAGTATCAGGTGTTTTACCCAAG GGTTTGGATTCAGAGTCCACTGACAGATGTTTATCATCTCAAGCTCAGTTTACAGCACAGAG GTCACGTTTTAAGAATTTGAAGGGGAAATCAGTGAAGAAGAGTAAAGACTGGGTCTTAGAAAAGAAGCAACGGCGACGCCGACAGGGAAA GGAAGTGAGAGGTGACACAAAGTACACGGGCCGTCAGAGAAGACCTCGATTCTGA